The candidate division TA06 bacterium DNA window CAGATAGCTGTAAAGGTCCAGAGTGTCTATGGCCTGGCCGTGGCGGGTCAGTACTATGGTCCTTAGCGAGCCCTGCTCGCTGGCCCCCCCGGCCATGGCAAAGGCGGTGGAAACCCTCTCATAAGGTGGCACTGCATAAATTCCGGGATTCTTTACCTGCCCCAGCACCTGTACCTTGATGACCGGTTTCTCCTTGGCCTCCACCGGCATAACCTGCTGGCCAATGGCCTGGGGAACGCCGCTTAAAAGCAAAGCCAAAACAAATGCTGCCGCCTTCTGCAATGATCTTCCCATTGATTTCCTCCAAATAAAAATCCGGATGCCCGATATTTTAGGCGTCCGGATATTTAATACCTTACTATTGCCGTTGAAATGTGACTAAGGTATAAAAACAGGGCGCCTGTTTAGTTATAAAGCCAAGGCTAAAAAACAAAACAACCAATGGCTGTTTGGCCGTAAATTCTCTGTTTTTTAGAAACCTCAAACTTTAATGGCGCCCTAATTTAGCTCCTTGCTGGGTTATTATCGTTTTTTCAGATAGCTAATTTTACCTCAAATACTTTGATTTGTCAAGACATTAAACCGATGAATTACAAAGGGTAAGCCTTAAAACGACCCGGGTTTATTGTTTCCGCCCGATCTTGACGATTTTGGGGCTTTTTATTCCCTTGGTGGCATTCCTGGTATCCACCACCAATTTGGAATTCTTTACTATCATCTTCAGGTCATATTCGGAATGGTTGGTGGTGATCAGGACGCAATCCACCGACCTTAACAGCTTCTGGGTCAATGGAACCGAGGTCAAGGACATCCCATGTTCCGAGAATTTCGGCACCCAGGGATCGTTGTAGATCAGCGACTTTACCTTGGGCCGCAAAAGCTCTATCACCTTGATGGCCGGGCTGCTGCGGGTGTCGTCGATGTCCTTTTTAAAGGCCACTCCCAGCACCAGCACCTTGGACCGGGAGGCCGCCAGCCCGATGTCGGAAAGGGCGCTGATCACCTTGTCCACCACGTGATAGGGCATGTTCTCGTTGGTCTCGGCCGCCAGCTCTATGAAGTCGGTATGAAAGTCATATTCCTTGGCCTTCCAGGCCAGATAATAGGGATCGATGGGGATGCAGTGGCCGCCCAGACCGGGGCCGGGATAGAACGGCATGTAGCCGTAGGGCTTGGTGGCTGCGGCGTCCACCACCTCCCAGATGTCCACCCCCTCCATCCGCTCGCACAGGCAGGCCAGCTCGTTCACCAGGGCTATGTTGACGCTGCGGAAGATGTTCTCCAGCAGCTTGGTCATCTCGGCGGCCGAGGGCGAGGAGACCATCACCACCTGGCTGATGATCTGCCGGTAAAGCAGGCCGGCCAGCTCCCCGCATTTTGGGGTCAGGCCCCCCACCACGGTGGGGGTGTTGGCGATGCCGAATTTCTTGTTGCCGGGATCGATCCGCTCCGGGGAGAAGGCCAGGTAAAAATCCTTCCCGGCCTTCAAGCCGGTCTTCTCCAGGATCGGCTTGACCACTTTGGTGGTGGTCTCGGGATAAGTAGTGCTGATCAGCACCACCAGCATTTCTTTGTGAAGATACCGGGCTATATCCTTAGTAGAGGAAATTATGTAGCTGATGTCGGGGTCCTTGGTGGCGGTAAACGGGGTGGGGACGCAGATCAACACCGCATCACAGCTTTTAAGCGCCTGGTAATCCCCGGTGGCCTTGAGCTTTTTCGTGCTGACCAGCTTTTTCAGCAACTGGTCGTCCACGTCGGCGATGTAATTCCTGCCGGAGTTGATGGAGGACACTTTCTTCTGGTCAACGTCAATGCCGATCACGTTAAAGCCCACCCGGCCAAACTCCACTGCCAGCGGCAGGCCCACGTATCCCAGGCCGATCACGCCCACCGTGGCCTTATGCGCTTCTATCTTGGTCTTCAGGTCCATTACCTTAAAGCCTTTCGTAAAGATTTCCCTTTTTCAATGATACCCGAACCGGTTCGATAACCCTTGATTCGGCGGCCATATCACTTGGCATCAGCCAGCCGCTGGCCATACCATTTACGGTAATATTCTTTGTACTCGCCGCTCTTCAGCTTACGCCACCACCATTCATTGTCCCGGTACCAATCGACGGTCAGCTTGAGCGCCTGTTCAAAGTTGTGGCCCGGCTTCCAGCCCAGGGCCTTCAGTTTGGATGAATCTATGCAATAGCGCCGGTCGTGCCCCGGACGGTCGGCTACGTATTTTATCAGGCTGGCCGGCTTGCCCAGTAATTCCAGCATCCGGGTCGCCATCACTATGTTGGGGGTTTCGCTGTCCGGCCCGCAGTTGTAGGCTTGGCCCACCTGGCCTTTCAGCAGCACCGTCTCGATCCCCTCCACATGGTCCATCACATACTGGTACTGGCGCACCTGTTTGCCGTCGCCGTACATCGGCAGGGGCTGATCGTCTATGGCGTTGGTGCAGAAAAGCGGCACCGCGTTCTCCGGATACTGGCGCGGCCCGATGTTGTTGGCCCCGCGGGTGATGGTTACCGGGGTGCCGTAGGTGGTGAAATAGGCAAACACCAGCAGTTCGGCGCCGGCCTTGCTGGCGGCATACGGGCTGCGCGCTTCAAAAGGATCTGTTTCCTTGGAGGCTCCGGTCATCACCTGGCCGTAGACCTCGTCGGTTGAAACGTGGTGGAACCGCTCCAGCTTGTATTTGTTGACCGCCTCCAGGAGCACATAAGTGCCGTAGACATCGGTCTTGATGAAGGCATCGGGGTCCATGATGGACCTGTCGACGTGGGTCTCGGCCGCGAAATTTGCAATTACGTCGATCTTGTGCTTTTCAACCGTCTCGCCCACCGCCTGAGCATCGCAGATGTCAGCTTTGACAAAGGCATAGCGGGGATTTTTTCCGGCTTCCTTGAGGTTGTCCATATTGCCGCGATAGTTCAGTTTGTCGTATACCACGATGCGGCATTCCGGATACTTGGCCAGCATATGATCCACAAAATGGCTGCCAATGAAACCGGCCCCGCCGGTGACCATAATTGTTTTATTCATACTTGATAAAGTTGTCTGTTCGCAGATTAGTGTTTTCCGTTCCCAACATCCGTTCCCTGTTCCATGGGTCAGCCGTCCTTGCGCTCCCACTGGTAGGAAATGTCGCTGCTGTGGGGATCCACCCGGTATTCATCGGGCTGGTTGTAGTTGTATGGCTCGGTGGGACAATTGATGACGAAGGCTTCCGATTCCGAGATGCACTTCCAGCCGTGATAGACCCCTTTGGGAACCTGCACCAGCAGGGGGTTGTGCTCACCCAAAAAATATTCGTTGACCTCGCCTTTGGTGGCCGAGTTCTCCCGTTCGTCATACAGCACCAGCTTCAGCATCCCTTTTACACAGACGATGTTGTCGGCCTGGAGTTTGTGATAATGCCAGCCCTTGACCACTCCGGGGTAGGTGGTGCTTAAGTAGACCTGGCCGAATTTGGTGAATAGATCATCATCGCAGCGGAGCATTTCCATCAGCCGTCCCCGCTCGTCGGGGATGACCTTGAGCTTCTTGACTTTTACCCCCTCTATCATCTATCACCTCAAATTTTTGAGTTTAGTCTTGCTTCCGCCAGTAATCCAACAGGCTCTCCAGGGTATCCTTAAGCAGGAACGAAGGGATCCAGCCGGTTTCGGTCTTGAGTTTGGAAGGATCGCCCCACAGCAGCGGAACATCCGCCGGACGCAGCAATGATGGATCGGTCTCGGTCTTTATGGATACTGTGCTCATCTTCAGCATCTGCTTCAGAGCTTCCTCCATGGAGACCGCCTGGCCGGAGCTGACGTTGTAAACCTCTCCCGGGCGCCCCTTTTCAGCCAGCAGCCGGTAGGCCTGGACCACATCACGGACATCGGAGATATCGCGCCGGGCCGAAAGATTGCCGACCCTGATCACCGCATCCCTATTCCCTTTTTCGATTCCGGCTATCTGCCGGGCAAATGAAGGCAGGGCAAAACTGTGTGGCTGGCCCGGTCCGGTATGGGGAAAGGGCCTGGCCACGATGGTCTCCAAACTGTAGGTTCTGAAATACTGCAGACAGGTCATTTCCTGAAAAACTTTGCTGGAGGCATAGGGACTGATGGGATTATAGGGCCCGGTTTCGGAGAGCGGTTTATCACCTACCGTCGGACCGTACACTTCGCAGGAACTGATGAGCAGCAGGCGGCATTTTTCCTTTAAACCTCTTACGGCCTCCAGCAGATTGACCGTACCGATCAGGTTCACTTCAAAGGTAAGCTGGGGGATTTTAAAGGAAAGGGCCGGGGAACTCTGGGCGGCCAGATGGAATATCACCTGGGGACAGAAGTCTTTTAGGGCTTTATCTATTTGTTCTGGCCGGCGGAGATCAACCTGATACAGCTTAAATTTTCCGGTCAGGTCGGAGGCGGCCTGGTCATCAATATAGCTCCCCCCCACTTGATGCCCGTTATCTAAAAGATCTTGGGCCAGGTAGTGACCGACGAATCCCTCTATGCCGGTGATGAAGAATTTCACTTGGCCAGCTTTTTGTAGTATTCCAGGTCGTGGTCCACCATCATCTTCACCAATTGTTCGAAGGATACTTCCAGTTTCCAGCCCAGCTTTTTCTGGGCCTTGGCCGGGTCACCCAGCAGCAAATCCACCTCGGCCGGGCGGACGAATTTGGGATCGATCTTGACGTATTTTTTGTAATCCAACCCCAGGTGGTCAAAGGCAATTTGGCAGAAATCCTTGACCGAATGGGTGTGGCCGGTGGCGATCACAAAATCGTCCGGCTGGTCCTGCTGCAGCATCAGCCACATGGCCCTTACATAGTCACCGGCAAATCCCCAGTCCCGCTTGGCGTCCAGATTGCCCAGCCGCAGCTCATCGGTCAACCCCAGCTTTATCCGGGCCACGTGATCAGTGATCTTCTTGGTTACGAACTCCTTGCCCCGGCGCGGCGACTCGTGATTGAACAGGATACCGGAGCAGGCGAAGATGTCGTATGATTCCCGGTAGTTGATGGTGATCCAGTGGCCGTAGACCTTGGCTACTCCGTAGGGGCTGCGGGGATGAAACGGGGTCAGCTCGGTCTGGGGGGTCTCCCGCACCTTGCCGAACATCTCGGAGCTGGAAGCCTGGTAGAACTTGATCTTGGGGTTGACCAGCCGGACCGCCTCCAACATCCTGGTGACCCCCAGGGCGGTGAACTCCCCGGTCAGCACCGGCTGGTCCCATGAAGTGGGCACGAAGCTTTGGGCGGCCAGGTTGTAGATCTCGTCGGGCTGGGCCTCTTTGATGGCGGTGATGATGGAGAGCTGGTCCAGCAGGTCGGCCTGGTGGAAAATGATCTTGTCCTTGATGTGCTCTATCCGGTCAAAGCTTTCGGTGGAGGCCCGCCGCACCATGCCGTGAACCTGATAGCCCTTGGCTAAAAGAAAATCGGCCAGGTACGATCCGTCCTGCCCGGTAATGCCGGTGATCAATGCTTTCATATTTCCCGCTTCGGTTGGGTTATTGTTTTCGTTTTTGTTTGGAAGCAGATAATAGCCGTCCTTGCCACAAAAAGCTTGTACTAAGCACTTCGACTAGGCTCATTGTAACCTCTGCCGAAATGGAACAGGAGCCCAGAGGATAATACCATTCGTGTTTTTAACGATTTAGTCTGGCCTGCCAGAGGAAGCCTCTACCTGCCTGCCTTATTTATGGCGAAGTATGGCGGAGAGACTGGGATTTGAACCCAGGATACCTTGCGGTATACACGCTTTCCAGACGTGCTCCTTCGACCACTCGGACATCTCTCCGTTTATTAAATTATGGAAAATGGATAACAGCTGGCAGGGGTAGAAATATCAGCCATGACTGGTTCCGGGATACCGTGCTAAAAATCTGTTTTGCCGGTGAAGTTGAACTTGTCTATCTTCAGGGCCGGCACCAATGTTCCCGCGGCAAAGCGGTGCCCGTAGCCTCCGCCTTCGGTGACCAAAGTGGTCTGGCGGGAAACGGCCGAAACATTGGAAAGGGCCCTCAGTACGCTTTCGGTAAAACGCAGGTTCTTTACCGGCTTGGTGATCTTTCCGTTCTCTATCAGAAAGGTGCCGTCCCTGGTCATTCCGGTTATGGAGACCTGCATAGGATCTATCAGGTTGCAGTAGTGAAAACGGGTAATGTATACCCCCCGTCCGGTGGAGGAGATCATCTTTTCCAGAGAGGAATCCCCGCCCTTCATTTCCAGGTTGCCTGCCATCGGATAGTATGCCGGGGCCGGCAGGGCATGCCCGGTGTTCTTCTGCCCGGCCTTGTTGGCGGTGAAGGAGTCATAGACCACATTGCGGGCCACGCCTTTTTCGATCAGGGTCACCTTTTGCTTGGGCACGCCTTCAAAGTCGAAGGGAAAGGCAAAACCGCGGCCATTGCGGGGATCATCGACTATGGTGACCTTGGGGCTGACGATCTTTTTTCCCATGTTCAGTCCCATGAAACTGCGCCCCTCCTGGACCGCCATGGCCGAGAAACCGGTGTAATTGAGGAATTCCAGCAGGGTGATCACGGCCATGCCCTCCATCACCACCGGATAGGCCCCTGGCTTTAGCTTCGTCGGATGCTGGCTCTCCACCGCCTTTTTGACCGCGCTTTCGGCAATCTGTTTGATGTTGATCTTCGCCACATCCCGGGAGGCTCCCTGGCCGTAGCCGGAACCGGTTTCGGTCATCACCACGGTATTGATGTTGGCGTCGCTGGAACAGTTGTACTGCATTATCCCCAGCGAGTTGGCGACACCCAGTTCCGCCACCCCGGTGGAAAAAGCCCCGTAGGCCTTGGCCCCGAATTTGTTGGCCCGGTCGCAGATCACCTTTACCGCCAATGCCCTTTCCCGGGCCGTGTATTTTTCGGTGCGGGGAACCAGCAGGTTCCAGTTTCCGGACTGGACCCCGGCTGGTTCCGGCAGGGAGATAAAATCGGAATTCTCCTTCTGGATGGAGGCTATCTGGCAGGCCTGGCTGACGGTCTGTTTGATGGCCTCGGGGATCAGAATGTTGGTGGAGGCCACCCCAATCTTCTTGCCTGTCACCGCCCGGATGGAAAGCAGGACATTGCTCTCGGAAACGTTCTGGTGGATATATGAATTGGCGAAACGGGTCAGGCGGGAGTCCTCCGCCATGATCACCGCCTCCAGCTGATCGGCCCGGGAAGCGGACAAGGCCAGCTTTAAGTATCCCTTGATCTTACCTTCGCCGTACATTTTGGTTTCTCCGCAAAATAGATTTTAATTATAGCAGTATTTAAATGGCGCGTCAAGATGTTTTGCAATTAAAAGCCCCAAATAATTGGACGGCCGCCAAGTTTGCAACATCACCATTTGTATCTGACGGTGTAGCTGAGGACGGTTTCCCCGTCTTTGGCCACCGGGATTTTGAATTCCACGGTTTGGGCGTCCCTTTTTTTAAATTCGTGGGTCTTGGACCTGATCTCCCAGTCCCCGGAAAGGTGCTCCACCACGATGATCTCGACCCCCTCATTCTTGTGGTTCCGCAGTTTCACTTCCACCGTCTGCTCCTGGGTCCTGTCGCTGATCCGCTTGTATTCCTTGGGCGTCCTTTCTCCTACTATGTCAAAAGCGCTGCCCAAAGTGATCCGCACCTTTTCGTCCTTGGGGGTGTGCTCGATCCGGTCCTCGCCCACGAACTGCTGGCTTTGGCCGTCGTCCTTTTTATAGACCCGGATCTTCCCGGCCGGCAGGGGCATTCCCAGCCCTGAGCTTTTTTCGTTTTTGAATTCCAATTGGACCGTGACCTTTTTCCCGCTGCTGGCTCCGTCATAGGTGAACAATTTTTTACAGCCGGCCCGGGTATTGGGGAAAAGGGAGATCTGCTTGACCTCATTATTGGCCACGGTGGCTTTGCGCTGCAGGGTGTAAAGATGGTATTCGAAAAAGCTCTCCTCTTCAAACTGGGGAGAGGCCGACTGGAGATCGGCCTTGGCCGAGGGATAGCGCCGCTGCGGCCCCTGGGCCCGGTTGACGTCCCCCGCCACCAGCTTAAGCCGGGCCTGCTGAAAAGACGCTCCGGAGTTGTTCTCCAGCGAGATCCAGGCTCCCAGGTCCAGCGTCTTCTCATCCTCCGCCAGTAGCGCCACATATTCGGCGTGCCAGGATATCCCGGCGGTCAGGTATGATATCCGGCATTTTTGGGAGGCCGGACCCTGGTTGTCCACCAGCCACATCAGGGTGGGCCTGGTGATCAGGCCCTGGGGCAGGTTGGGAAACTCAAAGTTCTGGAGGTTATCGGTCAGCCTCAGGGTGATGATGTTGCTGCCGGTGTTCAATACGATGCTGGCCCCGTCGTAGGCCAAAAGTTTTCCTTCATAGACCTTCCCTCCGGCTCCGTAAGCTTTGATATTCTGGTCTATGTAACGCTCCAGAAGTTTGGCGGCCCCCACCAGGTCATACTGGTAATTCTGCTCCAGCACTGCCACCTTGTCGGGATCTGACAGAGACTGGAAAAAGACCGAGGTCGCGTCGATCTGGGATGGAACATCGGTGATCTTGATCTCAGATGTCCCTTTTTTAAGGCTGAGCTGCCTGACCTCGCTTACCAGCCCCAGATTGTTGTTGTATACGGTCAGGCTGATCTCCCGGTCATCCTGGCCCGCAGCGGCCGATGAAGCTAACACAAATATTGGCAGAATGATCCGCATTATGTTATTCATGGCGTTAACCTCCCGTGGTTTATTGGCGTTACTATTGCCGTTCAAGTATATTTCAAATTGGGCTTTCAGTCAAGTAAATAAAGACTTAGTCAGCCGACCGCTTAAGCTTGATTTTCTTGACTTATCTCTAGAAAACTGCTAAAATTGCCATATGTGTTCAGGCGGCTTAGCCAAGTGGTAAGGCGACGGTCTGCAAAACCGTTATTCAGCGGTTCGAACCCGCTAGCCGCCTCCAGTCATCAAAGGCTCACAGATCATCAGTATGCCTTGACATTTTGCTATAGTACTGGTGACAAAAAAATGCCGGGGTGGCGGAACTGGCAGACGCAAGGGACTTAAAATCCCTCGATCTACAGATCGTGTCGGTTCGACTCCGACCCTCGGCACCAGCCATCAAGTCCAGCCCCTTCCCGATTGATCGGGAAGGGGCTGTTTGTTTTCATTGTTGTAAAGTTGGGCTATTTTCAAAAAAATCCCTCCCCAAACGGGGAGGGATTCGCTTGATTTTTATGGAGCGGGCGAAGGGATTTAAACCCTCGACGTCTACCTTGGCAAGGTAGCACTCTATCACTGAGCTACGCCCGCATTATTGGTAATTATACTCAAAGAAACAAAATATGTCAAGATTATAAAATGCTTTTTTTAACGGACCATCCGGTATTGCAGTCGCACCCCGCTGTTGTCCAGGTTTGAGATCTCGTCCACCCCTTTCACCAGCAGGTCGAATAGGGTGGGCTTTTTTTTGCGTTCCCGGAAGATCTTCGGTTTTTCTTTTAACCCAGCCATCCCGGCCGCCAGGGTAATGGCATCCTCCAGTGTCCCCATCTTATCCACCAGCCGCAGGGCCAAAGCCTGGCGGCCGCTGAAGACCCTGCCGTCAGCGTACACCCTGACCGAATCGGGTGAAATCTTTCGGCCCTCGGCCACGGCCTCTATGAACTGGCCGTGAACGTCATCTATCATGCTTTGGAGCAGCGCCCGCTCCTCCGGTGTCATCTGGCGGAAGGGCGTGCCCAGATCCTTGTTCTGCCCGGCCTTCAGCACCTCAAATTTCAACCCCACTTTTTTGATCAGTTCCTCGGCCACCATGAACTCCATTATCACCCCGATGGAGCCGGTCAGGGTGCCGGGATTGGCTACGATGGTATCGCAGGCGCAGGCTATGTAATAGCCGCCCGAGGCCGCCACCTCACCCATTGAGCAGACCACCGGCTTGGTTTCCGCGGTGTTTTTCAGGGCCTGGTATATCTCCTGGGAGGCCGCCACCCCGCCGCCCGGACTTTGAACCCTCAGCACAACGGCTTTGATGGCATTGTTGTCCCGGTATTTTTTTATGAGGTTGACTGTTTCATCGGAAGAGATTATGGCCCCGTTCACCTCTATAATGCCCACGTACTTGCCGTAACTGACATCCATCCCCCTG harbors:
- a CDS encoding nucleotide sugar dehydrogenase, which codes for MDLKTKIEAHKATVGVIGLGYVGLPLAVEFGRVGFNVIGIDVDQKKVSSINSGRNYIADVDDQLLKKLVSTKKLKATGDYQALKSCDAVLICVPTPFTATKDPDISYIISSTKDIARYLHKEMLVVLISTTYPETTTKVVKPILEKTGLKAGKDFYLAFSPERIDPGNKKFGIANTPTVVGGLTPKCGELAGLLYRQIISQVVMVSSPSAAEMTKLLENIFRSVNIALVNELACLCERMEGVDIWEVVDAAATKPYGYMPFYPGPGLGGHCIPIDPYYLAWKAKEYDFHTDFIELAAETNENMPYHVVDKVISALSDIGLAASRSKVLVLGVAFKKDIDDTRSSPAIKVIELLRPKVKSLIYNDPWVPKFSEHGMSLTSVPLTQKLLRSVDCVLITTNHSEYDLKMIVKNSKLVVDTRNATKGIKSPKIVKIGRKQ
- the rfbB gene encoding dTDP-glucose 4,6-dehydratase, producing MNKTIMVTGGAGFIGSHFVDHMLAKYPECRIVVYDKLNYRGNMDNLKEAGKNPRYAFVKADICDAQAVGETVEKHKIDVIANFAAETHVDRSIMDPDAFIKTDVYGTYVLLEAVNKYKLERFHHVSTDEVYGQVMTGASKETDPFEARSPYAASKAGAELLVFAYFTTYGTPVTITRGANNIGPRQYPENAVPLFCTNAIDDQPLPMYGDGKQVRQYQYVMDHVEGIETVLLKGQVGQAYNCGPDSETPNIVMATRMLELLGKPASLIKYVADRPGHDRRYCIDSSKLKALGWKPGHNFEQALKLTVDWYRDNEWWWRKLKSGEYKEYYRKWYGQRLADAK
- a CDS encoding dTDP-4-dehydrorhamnose 3,5-epimerase family protein, with protein sequence MIEGVKVKKLKVIPDERGRLMEMLRCDDDLFTKFGQVYLSTTYPGVVKGWHYHKLQADNIVCVKGMLKLVLYDERENSATKGEVNEYFLGEHNPLLVQVPKGVYHGWKCISESEAFVINCPTEPYNYNQPDEYRVDPHSSDISYQWERKDG
- a CDS encoding GDP-mannose 4,6-dehydratase; translated protein: MKFFITGIEGFVGHYLAQDLLDNGHQVGGSYIDDQAASDLTGKFKLYQVDLRRPEQIDKALKDFCPQVIFHLAAQSSPALSFKIPQLTFEVNLIGTVNLLEAVRGLKEKCRLLLISSCEVYGPTVGDKPLSETGPYNPISPYASSKVFQEMTCLQYFRTYSLETIVARPFPHTGPGQPHSFALPSFARQIAGIEKGNRDAVIRVGNLSARRDISDVRDVVQAYRLLAEKGRPGEVYNVSSGQAVSMEEALKQMLKMSTVSIKTETDPSLLRPADVPLLWGDPSKLKTETGWIPSFLLKDTLESLLDYWRKQD
- the gmd gene encoding GDP-mannose 4,6-dehydratase translates to MKALITGITGQDGSYLADFLLAKGYQVHGMVRRASTESFDRIEHIKDKIIFHQADLLDQLSIITAIKEAQPDEIYNLAAQSFVPTSWDQPVLTGEFTALGVTRMLEAVRLVNPKIKFYQASSSEMFGKVRETPQTELTPFHPRSPYGVAKVYGHWITINYRESYDIFACSGILFNHESPRRGKEFVTKKITDHVARIKLGLTDELRLGNLDAKRDWGFAGDYVRAMWLMLQQDQPDDFVIATGHTHSVKDFCQIAFDHLGLDYKKYVKIDPKFVRPAEVDLLLGDPAKAQKKLGWKLEVSFEQLVKMMVDHDLEYYKKLAK
- a CDS encoding TldD/PmbA family protein, whose translation is MYGEGKIKGYLKLALSASRADQLEAVIMAEDSRLTRFANSYIHQNVSESNVLLSIRAVTGKKIGVASTNILIPEAIKQTVSQACQIASIQKENSDFISLPEPAGVQSGNWNLLVPRTEKYTARERALAVKVICDRANKFGAKAYGAFSTGVAELGVANSLGIMQYNCSSDANINTVVMTETGSGYGQGASRDVAKINIKQIAESAVKKAVESQHPTKLKPGAYPVVMEGMAVITLLEFLNYTGFSAMAVQEGRSFMGLNMGKKIVSPKVTIVDDPRNGRGFAFPFDFEGVPKQKVTLIEKGVARNVVYDSFTANKAGQKNTGHALPAPAYYPMAGNLEMKGGDSSLEKMISSTGRGVYITRFHYCNLIDPMQVSITGMTRDGTFLIENGKITKPVKNLRFTESVLRALSNVSAVSRQTTLVTEGGGYGHRFAAGTLVPALKIDKFNFTGKTDF
- a CDS encoding DUF4139 domain-containing protein, which encodes MNNIMRIILPIFVLASSAAAGQDDREISLTVYNNNLGLVSEVRQLSLKKGTSEIKITDVPSQIDATSVFFQSLSDPDKVAVLEQNYQYDLVGAAKLLERYIDQNIKAYGAGGKVYEGKLLAYDGASIVLNTGSNIITLRLTDNLQNFEFPNLPQGLITRPTLMWLVDNQGPASQKCRISYLTAGISWHAEYVALLAEDEKTLDLGAWISLENNSGASFQQARLKLVAGDVNRAQGPQRRYPSAKADLQSASPQFEEESFFEYHLYTLQRKATVANNEVKQISLFPNTRAGCKKLFTYDGASSGKKVTVQLEFKNEKSSGLGMPLPAGKIRVYKKDDGQSQQFVGEDRIEHTPKDEKVRITLGSAFDIVGERTPKEYKRISDRTQEQTVEVKLRNHKNEGVEIIVVEHLSGDWEIRSKTHEFKKRDAQTVEFKIPVAKDGETVLSYTVRYKW
- the sppA gene encoding signal peptide peptidase SppA, producing MASGKKIFFIVLIAAGVLLFGLTMAAIVWSSFSQSRGMDVSYGKYVGIIEVNGAIISSDETVNLIKKYRDNNAIKAVVLRVQSPGGGVAASQEIYQALKNTAETKPVVCSMGEVAASGGYYIACACDTIVANPGTLTGSIGVIMEFMVAEELIKKVGLKFEVLKAGQNKDLGTPFRQMTPEERALLQSMIDDVHGQFIEAVAEGRKISPDSVRVYADGRVFSGRQALALRLVDKMGTLEDAITLAAGMAGLKEKPKIFRERKKKPTLFDLLVKGVDEISNLDNSGVRLQYRMVR